The genomic segment AGGCGCTGCTGCGTGCGGAGGGTCATGACGTGGCCGCGCGGCGTGTCGGGGCTGCCGGTGCGCGTGCGGGCCAGGTCCCACGCGGTGAGCGTCAGGTTCTGGGTGATGGGCGAAGGCTTCTTGGCCTTCTCGGGCTGCGCCGCCGGACGCGGCGGCTGGCTCGGAGCCGCACCCGGGGCCATGCGCGCCGTGGTGCGCCCGCGCGGGCTCGGGGCCGGACCCTGCGCCGAACGCGTGTTGCGGCGGGAGCCGGAGGTGCGTCGCCGCCCCTGCCCGCCGCCACCGCCGCCGCGGCGCCGTCCGCCGCCCTGCTTGCTGTTGCCGTCGTTGCTCAAGATTCGTCCTCGGGAACCGGAGGTGTCGCGTCGGCGTCGCCGCCCGCCGCGGCGGGGGGCGCGCCCGGCCCGGCCACGTCGGCCAGGCTGCCGCAGATGATGTCGGGCCAATCGTCCTCGGGCAGCTGCGCCAGGACGCCGTGGTCCGGATGCTTGCCCGACAGCACGAAGACCGTGCCCATGCCCAGTTTGCCGGCCGTCGCCAGATCGTTCACCGGATCGTCGGAAATAAATAGGAGTTCGGCCGGGGGCACGCCAATCCTTTTGATCGCGTCATGGTAGATCTTTTCGGCGGGCTTGCCCACCGTAATCACATGGCCGGGATGCGCCGCCGCCTCGAGGGCCGCGGCCCACGCACCGGGGCCCAGCCGGCGCTCGCCCGCGCCGTCCAGGAAGAACGGATTGCGGTGCAGGCAGACCAGGTCGGCCCCGTCGTCGATCAGGGCGCGCAGGGCCCGATCCAGGTCGGCCACGGCCAGCTGCGTGTTCGCCCCCAGCACCACCGCCTCGCAGCGCCCGCGGCCGCCGAGGTCGAATCCGGCGTCCTCCCACCAGCCGGCCAGGGTCGGCGTGCCGAGCCAGAGGATCCGGCGCCGGCCCCGCTCGGCCAGCCAGCGGCGGCCCAGGTCGAGGGCGCCCACCACACGATCGACCGTGACCGGGAAGCCGGCCGCGGCGAGGTCGCGGGCCAGATCGTCCGGCGGGTGGGTGGTGTTGTTGCTCACCAGGAGCCAGGGCACCCCGGCGGCCGTGACGGCCTCGAGCCAGGCCACGGCACCCGGCACGGCGCGGTAGCGTTTGTCGCGCACGAGGACGCCCTCGACGTCCAGCAGGTAGCCCGCCACGGGGCCCGGTCGTTTCATGGCGTCGCCTCCGGCGGCGGCAGCGGCAGCCGGCCCGCGGCCGCCGTCGCCTCGATGAGGGTGTCGAAGCGGGGCGCCAGCCGCGGCCAGCAGAAGGCGTCCATGTCGGCGTCGAGGGAGCACACGTGGCCGCAGGCGTCGCCGGCCACGAGGTCGGCGAGCAGGGCCACGAGCTCGTCCTCGCCCGTGTAGAAGTGGCGGCCCCGGCAGCGGCTGCCGTACAGCGACGGGTACACCTGGTCGCGCGGCAGCACCGGGTAGCAGCCCGCATGCACCGCCTCGGCCACGGCGATGCCGAAGTACTCCTGGGCCGCGCAGCTGACCACGATGTCGCCGCGGGCGAGCCAGGCGTCGTACTCGGCCCGGCTCTCGCAGTGGCCGAAAGCCACGCAGCGCCGACCGAGGCGCTCGCGCAGGGGAGCGAACACCTCCTCCTGCTGCCGCGACTCGCCCAGCAGGGCCACGTCGAAGTCCAGGCCCCGCCCGAGCAGCCGCACGACCGCGGCGGCGAACAGGTCGGGCCGCTTGTCGAATTCCCAGCGGTGGTTCCAGACGATCAGCGGCCGCTCGCCCCGCGGCCAACCGGGGCCGGCGTCGGGCGCACTGGCGCCGCCGCGGTAGCGGGCGAAGTGGTCGTCGGGCAGGGGTGCGCGGTCGAGTCCCACGCCGAGCACGCTGCTGCGGGCGGCCAGACGTTCGGCCAGACGCCGCGGCACGTGCTCGGGCATGCGGTTGACGAAGGCCGGAATGGCCGCCAGGAACACCTCGCGGTGCCAGTCCGAGTTGAACACGACGTGGTCGGCGGCCAGGGCCGACAGGATGCTCGTGAAGCCGAAGTGGTAGTCGAACTCCTCCTCCGGGCTCAGCGGGTAGGTGAGCTGGTTCTCGTGCATGTAGAGCAGGATCGGGGTGCGGTCGCGCGGGGCGGCCAGCAGCCCGCGCAGGTCGGCCAGATTCAGCATGCCGGAGGCGAAGATCAGGTCGGGGGCGTCGGGCGCCGGTTCGGCGTTGAGCAGGTCGGCGAACCAGACGGCGGCCCCGCGCATGCGCCATTTCCAGAAGCGTCCGGGCAGGGTCAGGCTGCGGATCCGGTGGCCGGAGTGCCCGACGAGCCCCCGGCGGAACGCCCGGTGGGACCCGCCGTCGTAGGCCTCGAGGAAGAGCACATTCCGTATCTGCAAGTTTTCCAGCCTTTTGAGAAGGCCGCAGCCCGGGCGGCGCGGGCGGCCTATTGATCCGTTCCGGCCCGTACTTTATAATTCATTTCGCTCTTTGAGCTAAGAGAATTCGCCCATGCGCGAAACCGGCCCTCGTTCCGGGCGCGACAGGAGGAGTTGCGCCGACGTGCCCGGCGGCATCGCCCTGCCCCGCGGCACGCCCCCACCTGCGACGGGGCCCGCGCCACACGCTCAACTTCCCTGGAGAGGAAGCCTTCCATGCAGAAGCTCATCATCGCGGCCGTGCTGGCGTCCGTGCTGGCCACCGGCGCCGTGGCGCAGGACTACGAGAACTCCTCGGTCGTCGGCCAGGTGCCCGACCGCGTGCTCGTCACCGTCAAGCCCGGCGTGACCCTGAATCTCGACAAGTCGGCCGGGGCCCCCCGCGTCGGCGTGCCCGCCCTCGACACCCTGGCCGAGAAGTACGCCGTGCGCGACATGGAGCCGCTCTACGGCGGCCTGGCCAACAAGCTCGACAAGGCCGCCGCCGACATCGCCGACCGGGTCTGGGCCATCGACTTCGACGCCCGCTTCGACCGCCACGACGTCAAGGCCGCCTACGAGCGCCTGCCCGAGGTCGAGGAAGTGCACCTGGTCGACATCTGCAAGATGTACGACGCGTTCCTGCCCGACGACCCGGGCCTCGGCTCCCAGTGGTTCCTGCGCAACATGAACCTGGGCGGCGGCGACATCCGCGCCGTGGGCGGCTGGAGCCACGCGCTCGGCGACTCGAACATCGTGGTCTGCATCCTCGATTCCGGCCTCGACTGGAACCACCCCGACCTCGGCGGCCCGCACCCCGACAAGGTGAACGGCGCCGTGTGGACCAACTGGACCGAGTACTACGGCACCCCCGGCGTCGACGACGACGCCAACGGCAAGATCGACGACATCCGCGGCTGGGACTTCGTGAACACCGCCGCCAGCAACGGCTGGCCCGACGAGGACGTGACGACCCCGGACAACGACCCCTCCGACTACGAGAGCCACGGCACCAACTGCGCCGGCACCGTGGGCGCCATCACCAACAACGGCCTCGGCGTCGCCGGCGCCGCCCCGGGCGTGAAGCTCATGGCCGCGCGCGTGGGCTACCTGCCCGCCGGCACCAGCCAGGGCGTCGTGCGCATGGACTGGGTCGCCCAGGGCATCCTGTACGCCGTGGCCAACGGCGCCGACATCATCAACTGCTCGTGGGGTTCGTCGAGTTCGATCAGCTTCGCGGTGGGCACCGCCATCAGCGAGGGCGTGCTCATGGTGACGGCCGCCGGCAACGACGACTCCGAGCTCGACCCCTCCTACCTGTCGACCTATCCCGGCGTCATCGCCGTGGCCGCCACCGATCCGAGCGACGGCAGGGCCTCGTTCTCCAACTACGGCACCTGGGTCGAGCTCTCGGCCCCGGGCACGGGCATCTACACGACGACCTACAACGCCACCCTCGACACGCACACCTACTCGACGACCCAGGGCACGAGCTTCTCGTCGCCCATCGTGTGCGGCGCGGCGGCCCTCATCTGGTCGGCCAACCCGTCCCTGACGGCGACCCAGGTGACGCAGATCCTCTACGCCAGCGCCGACGACATCGACGGCGTCAACCCGAGCTATGCCGGCAAGCTGGGCGCCGGCCGGGTGAACCTGCTGGCGGCCCTGGGCGATGCCCAGCACCGCTACCCGCAGGAGTTCCCCACCCTCTTCGACGCCATCAACGGCGCCAAGGCGGGCGACGAGATCGCCATCGCGGCCTCGGCCACCATCACCGGGACGCTGGAGATCCTCGGCAAGGACCTGCAGGTCCTCGGCGGCTACAGCAGCGACTTCACCACGCGCGACCCGATCAACAACCCGACGCCCATCAACGCCCCGGCCAACTCGTCGGGCCTGCGCTTCACCGGCACGGTGGGCAACGGCACGGTCATCGACGGCTTCGTCATCTCCGGCGGCGGCGGCCAGACGTTCTCGGGCATCCCCTACTCGGCCAAGTACGGCGGCGGCGTGATGCTGAACGGCACCTCGCCGACCCTGCGCAACATCGAGCTGACGGGCAACTCGGTCGGCGACGCGAGCCAGCTCGGCTGCGGCGGCGGCCTCGCCATGAACAACGCCTCGCCGGTGCTCGAGAACGTGCACATCCACGGCAACACGGGCATCTACGGCGGCGGCGTGTTCATGAACAACAGCACGCCGACCTTCACCGGCTGCGTGATCGAGGACAACGTCGTCATCACCTCGAACCTGACCTACCCGCCCAACGGCGGCGGCCTGCACGCCGTCGGCTCGGACCCGGTGCTGGTCGACACCCGCATCTCCGGGCACCTCGACCTGGTCAACGGCGGCGGCATCTTCCTGGGCGGCGCCTCGACCCTCGACATGACCGGCGGCGAGGTCAGCGGCAACACCGCCAAGGACAACGGCGGCGGCATCTACGTCAACGGCGGCGCCCTGACGGCCCGCCGCGTGCAGGTGAGCGACAACGCCAAGACGGCCACGAGCACCTTCATGCACGGCGGCGGCATCTTCGCCACCGCGGCGACGGTCGCCCTCGACAGCCTGACCTGCATCGACAACTTCGGCATGGTGGGCGGCGGCATGGAGCTGAACGCCAACACCAGCGCCAGCGTCACCAACAGTCTGGTCGCCAACAACACGGGCCAGTTCTGGGGCGGCGGCATCGCCTTCGACGGCAACCTGGCCGGCGAGGTCACGGGCAACACGATCGCGTACAACAGCTCGCTCACCGGCGGCGCGGGGCTCTACGTGAACGCCTCGGCGCCCGCGGTCAGCAACAAC from the bacterium genome contains:
- a CDS encoding HAD-IA family hydrolase, whose translation is MKRPGPVAGYLLDVEGVLVRDKRYRAVPGAVAWLEAVTAAGVPWLLVSNNTTHPPDDLARDLAAAGFPVTVDRVVGALDLGRRWLAERGRRRILWLGTPTLAGWWEDAGFDLGGRGRCEAVVLGANTQLAVADLDRALRALIDDGADLVCLHRNPFFLDGAGERRLGPGAWAAALEAAAHPGHVITVGKPAEKIYHDAIKRIGVPPAELLFISDDPVNDLATAGKLGMGTVFVLSGKHPDHGVLAQLPEDDWPDIICGSLADVAGPGAPPAAAGGDADATPPVPEDES
- a CDS encoding DUF3524 domain-containing protein, coding for MQIRNVLFLEAYDGGSHRAFRRGLVGHSGHRIRSLTLPGRFWKWRMRGAAVWFADLLNAEPAPDAPDLIFASGMLNLADLRGLLAAPRDRTPILLYMHENQLTYPLSPEEEFDYHFGFTSILSALAADHVVFNSDWHREVFLAAIPAFVNRMPEHVPRRLAERLAARSSVLGVGLDRAPLPDDHFARYRGGASAPDAGPGWPRGERPLIVWNHRWEFDKRPDLFAAAVVRLLGRGLDFDVALLGESRQQEEVFAPLRERLGRRCVAFGHCESRAEYDAWLARGDIVVSCAAQEYFGIAVAEAVHAGCYPVLPRDQVYPSLYGSRCRGRHFYTGEDELVALLADLVAGDACGHVCSLDADMDAFCWPRLAPRFDTLIEATAAAGRLPLPPPEATP
- a CDS encoding S8 family serine peptidase; this translates as MQKLIIAAVLASVLATGAVAQDYENSSVVGQVPDRVLVTVKPGVTLNLDKSAGAPRVGVPALDTLAEKYAVRDMEPLYGGLANKLDKAAADIADRVWAIDFDARFDRHDVKAAYERLPEVEEVHLVDICKMYDAFLPDDPGLGSQWFLRNMNLGGGDIRAVGGWSHALGDSNIVVCILDSGLDWNHPDLGGPHPDKVNGAVWTNWTEYYGTPGVDDDANGKIDDIRGWDFVNTAASNGWPDEDVTTPDNDPSDYESHGTNCAGTVGAITNNGLGVAGAAPGVKLMAARVGYLPAGTSQGVVRMDWVAQGILYAVANGADIINCSWGSSSSISFAVGTAISEGVLMVTAAGNDDSELDPSYLSTYPGVIAVAATDPSDGRASFSNYGTWVELSAPGTGIYTTTYNATLDTHTYSTTQGTSFSSPIVCGAAALIWSANPSLTATQVTQILYASADDIDGVNPSYAGKLGAGRVNLLAALGDAQHRYPQEFPTLFDAINGAKAGDEIAIAASATITGTLEILGKDLQVLGGYSSDFTTRDPINNPTPINAPANSSGLRFTGTVGNGTVIDGFVISGGGGQTFSGIPYSAKYGGGVMLNGTSPTLRNIELTGNSVGDASQLGCGGGLAMNNASPVLENVHIHGNTGIYGGGVFMNNSTPTFTGCVIEDNVVITSNLTYPPNGGGLHAVGSDPVLVDTRISGHLDLVNGGGIFLGGASTLDMTGGEVSGNTAKDNGGGIYVNGGALTARRVQVSDNAKTATSTFMHGGGIFATAATVALDSLTCIDNFGMVGGGMELNANTSASVTNSLVANNTGQFWGGGIAFDGNLAGEVTGNTIAYNSSLTGGAGLYVNASAPAVSNNISAFNTGGATYGNGMALLSAPSVLSCNDVFGNDNAGYSGQPDPTGTNGNIAEDPLFCNGVVGLPGPADKDAFDDATGFGYVIAPESGCAAANSGGCGLIGAFAAGSCGGNPVPDEGGAVPALFRVERAFPNPFNPRTTIRFSLPTAAQTRVEIFDVAGRHVRTLVDGRLPADVHEVTWTGDDDDGRAVSAGVYFYLVRSGADRSVGRVALVK